In the genome of Doryrhamphus excisus isolate RoL2022-K1 chromosome 11, RoL_Dexc_1.0, whole genome shotgun sequence, one region contains:
- the LOC131137975 gene encoding terminal nucleotidyltransferase 5C-like, with the protein MTEPHTEKRFHNLTLEQLQALDKVLTEVIPIHGRGNFPTLQVRAKDIIRVVKDGLVERKIQVKDIRLNGATASHVLVRDSGLGVRDLDIIFGVDLPRQEDFQVIKEVVLGSLRDLLPCGVNRRKITCLTMKEAYVQKMVKVVTEQDRWSLISLSNNRTKTVGLRFVSALRRQFEFSVDSFQIILDRMLESYWETDRRRGANLSSDAQNLGNNEENEGGTGDGEQVDSKMASCGETPHGHEDVTEEESPHAEVEKCEAHKDDLNQQEQEVDVHSKEDIVFERCEDKVQFCKDDPLVSPQPPSDAKSACVKLQVQDETSQSHVSITALLRRSSTQDCLQVAASIQQESNLEFSSPPPAKKTCSTSQDVVPDYCPSPKLQRKMSRKMICTPEKWSLLTEVSDMTTHMFTPIEIPSQLKPPVQEVHKESSSQESVAHPETNQGAEPTVKPKHPKKPPDGNATQEEHVEAPPLSSWESTLAVETECMYGDFEQAMEHLRHRLIATHNPEEIRGGGLLKYSDLLVRNFRPASETEIKSLERYMCSRFFIDFPDVSEQQRKIKAYLQCHFTGSEESSRYDYLMTLRRIIDESTVCLMGHERRQTLNMITVLALKVLGEQNAIPNAANVTCFYQPAPYVSEPIYSSYFVTQPPPLVYHPYPVHVHVQSGMV; encoded by the coding sequence ATGACCGAGCCTCATACAGAGAAAAGATTCCACAACTTGACCCTGGAGCAACTCCAGGCTTTGGACAAAGTCCTGACCGAGGTCATTCCCATCCATGGCCGCGGGAATTTCCCAACATTGCAGGTGAGAGCCAAAGACATCATCCGTGTGGTGAAGGATGGACTTGTAGAACGGAAAATCCAGGTTAAAGACATTCGCCTCAATGGAGCGACCGCCAGCCACGTCCTGGTCAGGGACAGCGGCCTGGGCGTCCGAGATTTAGACATCATTTTTGGAGTGGACTTACCAAGACAGGAGGACTTCCAAGTGATTAAGGAGGTGGTGCTGGGAAGCCTCAGAGACCTTCTCCCATGTGGAGTGAACAGACGCAAGATCACCTGCCTCACCATGAAAGAAGCGTACGTGCAAAAGATGGTGAAAGTTGTGACGGAGCAGGACAGATGGAGCCTCATCTCTCTGTCCAACAACAGAACCAAAACAGTCGGGCTGAGATTTGTTAGTGCGCTTCGCAGGCAGTTTGAATTCAGCGTGGACTCCTTCCAGATCATTCTGGATCGCATGCTAGAGTCTTACTGGGAGACCGACAGGAGACGAGGGGCCAATTTATCCTCGGATGCTCAGAATTTGGGCAACAATGAAGAAAACGAGGGAGGAACTGGAGACGGAGAGCAAGTGGACTCAAAGATGGCATCCTGTGGAGAGACACCACATGGGCATGAAGATGTTACGGAGGAGGAGTCTCCTCATGCAGAGGTGGAGAAATGTGAGGCACATAAGGATGACTTGAATCAGCAAGAGCAGGAAGTGGACGTTCATTCCAAGGAGGACATTGTTTTTGAGCGTTGTGAGGACAAAGTACAGTTTTGCAAAGATGATCCTTTGGTCTCACCTCAACCCCCCTCAGATGCCAAGAGTGCATGTGTAAAGCTGCAGGTTCAAGATGAGACCTCTCAATCGCACGTCTCCATCACGGCGCTCCTCAGGAGGTCATCCACGCAGGATTGTCTCCAGGTAGCCGCCTCCATCCAGCAAGAGTCCAATCTTGAGTTTTCATCTCCTCCCCCGGCGAAAAAGACCTGCAGCACCTCACAGGACGTTGTTCCCGACTACTGCCCCTCACCCAAACTGCAACGAAAAATGTCACGTAAGATGATTTGTACCCCTGAAAAATGGTCGTTACTGACAGAGGTGTCTGATATGACCACTCACATGTTCACGCCCATTGAGATACCTTCTCAGCTGAAGCCTCCTGTGCAAGAAGTTCATAAAGAAAGTTCCTCACAGGAGAGCGTAGCTCACCCTGAGACAAATCAAGGTGCTGAGCCAACTGTGAAGCCGAAACATCCCAAGAAACCTCCAGACGGCAACGCTACACAAGAGGAGCATGTAGAAGCTCCCCCATTGAGCTCCTGGGAGTCCACCCTGGCTGTGGAGACAGAGTGCATGTATGGAGACTTTGAGCAGGCCATGGAGCACCTCCGCCACCGCCTCATCGCGACTCACAACCCCGAGGAGATCCGAGGCGGAGGCCTGCTGAAATACAGCGACCTCCTGGTGAGGAACTTCCGTCCGGCCAGCGAGACAGAGATCAAGTCCTTGGAGAGGTACATGTGCTCACGCTTCTTCATCGACTTCCCCGACGTGAGTGAACAGCAGCGCAAGATCAAGGCATACCTGCAGTGTCACTTCACAGGCAGCGAGGAGAGCAGCAGGTACGACTACCTGATGACGCTGCGGCGCATCATCGACGAAAGCACCGTGTGCCTGATGGGCCACGAGAGGCGGCAGACGCTCAACATGATCACCGTCCTGGCTCTGAAGGTGCTGGGGGAGCAGAACGCCATCCCCAACGCTGCCAACGTCACGTGTTTCTATCAGCCCGCGCCGTATGTGAGCGAGCCCATCTACAGCAGCTACTTCGTCACGCAACCGCCGCCACTCGTCTACCACCCCTACCcggtgcacgtgcacgtgcagaGCGGTATGGTGTAG